Sequence from the Bicyclus anynana chromosome 2, ilBicAnyn1.1, whole genome shotgun sequence genome:
AGTCTAGCAAATCTGTTCCTAGCATCTTGCCGACAACGGAGAATTAATCTGCAATTTgcaaaacaatttaatatacCTTCTTCTTTAAGCTGTTTTCAGCATAAAACAGTTTTTGCTAGTATTTTACTGCCGTAGGTAGCTTTGATAGATTACTTATTCTATGAACATACTTAAAATCGTATACGGAAAACATAACACCTActtataatgtaggtatatatatcaTCGCCTGGAACTGATAAGTGCTGTGAGAAAATAATACAGagtttgcaattgcacgttgtagggtcaacatctcctgaggatgctccggcttcggagtgaaacgtacgtagagagtaattaaaaaataaaaagagagagaggatagcaaaataaataaatcattatataatcattatgaacttccgcaaagtaacgcttgcttctatccaatatctaggATATCTATCGACTTTAAAGGTGCCTACAAAAAATGAAGTGGCAAAAAAGCCTATACACGAGTAAGGTACCTGTATTCATAATTCCCAGTTTCGACTCTATACAAGGGTTCCTGCAACGCGTTGTAACCGTATTCCTCGTCGTCCATTTCTTTAACTTTGAGACAATAGGACAAATACTCGAACTTCGTGTCGGCGTATTTACGTATCGTCAGCTTCGTATCTGGTATCGCTTTGTGGAGATATGTGCCCATATCTGCTAAGATCtacaataattaagaaaatacacaATGTGTCAGTGGATGCCTATcactatataatttttaaaaactcaggtgtacttattaaattacctgtattatttttataaagttatttggCCTTTGGAACAGCgttcaccttcacacaggaagtaaaagtaaaataaattgtagtaaTTTTAActattctaaattattttttaaagagtaactgttgagttttttgccggctcttctcagcagaacctgccttccgaacctttacatattatcaaatttgacgtttcaaagatgcttgtaaattaagcttaggtacttgaaataaatgaattttgatttcattttaaagtttgttctaatattaaaaaaacttactgGTTTCAgagttttcaacatttttatgCCATCTCGCTCTAGCAATCTATGGTACTGTCCAAATCTCGTGAAAGCTTCAGACGCTCTTGCCTGAGGCTCTCTAACACCGATACCAGAGAAGATATCTCCCAAGGATTTATAAGTTTGCAGAAGATCGAAATATGATTTGAGCATtctgaaaagaaaaatgttatttcaCATAAGGtacctaaattaattaaatagtgggtagcaaaaataaattattggctatggaattacaatttttttcagataaaactgtacataaATGGGTAGGCATGATGACGTTAGTGAAACTTGCTTCGGAAGATGTTTTTACATCTCACAGTGTAAGTTTCTAGTTTCTCTGCTTAACTCTTTTTCTAACGCGATAgaaagagaaatagagacgaaTTTGTATTACACACTGTAGTTGTATGAAAACATCGTTAAAATAACGCTACAAATATTGCCCAAACATTACAAATTGTCAAATTACATTCTGATTTTCCAAGACCTCTGATGATGGCCACTGCAATTTCATTATCAGAAACGGATATCAACTGGATTTTGGGTAGGTGTTGTGAGTTGTGAATTAAccacgatgatgatgaatctgaCCTTTTTGCATGTTCCACCAATTTTTTATAAGTGTTTTCAGTATCCCGCATTTCGTTTAACTTTGCAACTAAAGTATCGTTACACAAAATGGCTCTGGATAGACCTAAAGCATCGGCTGTACCGGTCGACATGTTCTCAACGAGCCTGTGTTTCAcctttttcattattatatctaACGATTTCCCTTGCTTTGGATCAGCGTGGAGTTTGTTGTAGTTTATTGTCACTGTGTCCTGTAAAAAAAGGTGTCTGATTCAAAACTTCTATTTTCTTTCACGCTGTAaatatctattataaaaatCTCGTATCACGGCGTTTGTGATCGCACTCTTCCAACatggattttaattatttatttgatataagggttgtaaataaaataggttGTAATCTTTCATCCCCCATTTTTAGTATGGTTTCCTATACCCCATCTTTTTAATCGCGTTACAAGGTACTGCATGAAATTATGCCAGAAGAATGTTTGTCAGTTCAAACTAACTTTAACGAATACAGTTTACCTTAGCTGCTTGTATCATTTTAGCGACTTCTACTTTCGTCTTTCCCTTAACTGTCTGTCCATTAACTCCCACCAGTTCATCGCCACTCTGAAGTGTTCCATCTTTGGCCGCTGGTGTATTGTCAAATATCTGAAAAATCATGCATTTTTTATTCTGAGTTCGTGATAattcagtaaataataaatagtaaacaaAATATGGTTGCAATCAATCATGATTTTAAATTCTTACCCAACAGAAAAATTACtcaagataataattaatcaggGATATTGAGATATCATTTCTACTTGGCGTTTACTAAACCGCATCACCGTTTTTACAAACTAAATAATCGATTTACAATAGTATAGCCAGATGAAGGAGGACTAAGGGCAGAAGGAGTCGTGGACATCCGCTTGTATCTAATAAATGTTCAGGATTTATTACATTCTTTGGCattgtttacaaatatttaccTGAACGATGTATAAGCAAGGACATAAAGGTGCACCTCCTCCTATGCTGATGCCTATGAGATTTTTCTCATCTTTGTTGAGTACCACATTTCCTGATGTGACTGTCATACCCctgcaaaattattaattcaaatgaataaTAGTTTTATCATACGAGATAGGAatctctaatataaaaaattaatactttgaccattaaattaaacaaaaatcctCCTCAAAactgtaaattattaaaatgtagaaCTTGAAAATTTCTCTGAAACTCCATAAATTTAGCCAATCTCTCTCAAGTCTAAAGTCAAAGTCATCATCAGTCAAAACTAAATGTTACGATTTCTAGCCTCTTGGTTgtatggtaaaaataaaaaaaatacgatgtcTAAAACCTAACGGTAGTTAATGCAAAGGTAAAATAAAACTTCCAAGCAATCTTActatttattgataattattttctatttattcacacctaaaaatctaaaaaagtcACACAAAACATTTGGCACTCTTATAAGAAAACATCAGGAATTTATTTGTAGGTTTTTGGATATTACAGAATTTAGCAACTTGATAGGTACTCTAATACTAGCTTATGACTTATTTCTATCTAATTTATAGCCACACACAAAGTCTTCATTAGTTTATACTAAACTCACATCAAATTCTGGTGTTGTATCATGTATCTTTCTTTCCTCAGATCGTTAAAAATGCAGTCAGCATTTTCAAGTCCTTCCTGTATTTTTCTGGAGGTCAGACAAATTTTAGAAACAAATTACTGTAATACTGTAAATTGTTATAAGATtacataacaatataataattgtagttATAGATAACAAAAGCAATGGGCTGCAAATATACTCGCAAGATGCAGAAATGtgaaaataaactatttctggtattctaaattatatattgctgtaaaaatggtAATATGGGATTGAGAATGAATTCTTCTTGATGAAGTTTTAGTTTGTGCTGTCGaagtttcaaaaattcaaaattcgagTAGACTTACAAGgctttacaagcatttttgaaacgtcaagtttgactatttgtaaagactctaccatccgttcggaaggcaggttctgctgagaagagccggcaagaaacttaacagttgctcttttgaaaaagaaatcatacctaaatattacaataatttacaattgtttacATCGAATGTGCAAGTAGATTAGTGTTTAGGTACTAAGGCTTATTCTTTTCAATCAGCCTGTTTGTAAGTTCTCGATTATAACATGAATTATTTACACAATGAAAATATATCTTtacattgtatttatatttgtcgTTATGAGCAAGAAAGCCTGTTTCTATCAATTTCAGGATTTTTACAGAAGCAGGACAGATTTAGAAAAAGGCCTACATACTTctacaaaatatgtatttatatattggTGAAATACAATATGTATTGTACTTACTCAATGAGAATAGCATCGGATTCCATCTTGTTTTCTTCTAAATCCAATGGTACACTGTATAGTCAAAGTTGCTATAATTAGCAGATatgataaaatgtaaaatattcttatttttttcatttgaataaaGTACCAACCTTTCGTCCACAGATGTCGTATTTGTGTTAAAGCTTCCAGGATTTGTAACGCTTAGcggaaaaaaacataatataccaaatcaagtttaattattttaagttaacccatttaaataaaaaacttcgtTCCATTTAAATGATATGAAAATAAGTTTTTCttgatatacttaaatataaaattggttTAAATAAACATGATTTTATTTAGTGTTCatgttcaaaataattaatgtaggtACGTTTGTCAACACAACATAATTTAggtataaatatacataaacttAAGTAATTAGCCTACGggatagtttaatatttaaactatatcCTGGCCCtgccataaaaataataattcttatattattattataagaataatataattattatattattcttataataagagattattatttaagtattaaattATCCCCCAGGCTAATTTTTGTACTCAAAATACTATTTACAACCACGTCATTTAATGCTAAAAAATATTCCGAAGTTAACAGCAAATTCTCAAcacatataataaattaaattaaacaagaaacataaaataataattacattctaTCTTCAAACATAGACATACTGCGTTGTGGATAAAACCTGGGATCAGTAAAGGGATCGCTTTGCtggtacatactcgtaacttGCACAGAACACAACAAAGCTGAACTAAAACGATAACACTGAAACCAAAAGGATGTTACTGATAAAACACTGatattacaacatttttaaatgaaCATACATTTTGTCCTCCTCAAAGAAGAAGTCATCGTCGTATTCTTGCATCATATTGGCAGTTAAACTTAATTATTGCACATAGAAAAGAACATTACccataaataaaatagtgtctgacaaaaatattgatttttgtgttCGTATTTACGTCAAATTTACGTGGGAGAAGATGTCGGTAAAACAGTACGCATGACCCGTCGGACAACCAATCACACTGAAGTATGATTCCCGCCCATGACTCCCGCTATATTAGGCATAGACAAGAAACTCTATACAGACTATTAATCTATTGTGAGTTTCTTATTCTCTCCAAATATCTACATCATTACTACCTTTAGTttgatgattatattttttggtGCTATTGCCATTCAAATGATCTGCTTAGTTTTTCTGTAAACACATAGTTATTTTCCAGCAGAAACTTATGACtcttaaaaaattattacttgtgtacttaagtttattttataatgttgcCTTgcgaaaaattatgaaatatactagctgatacctgcgacttcgtccgcgtgaaattaggGTTTCTAATGGGTTTCTACCTAAAATAATCAGGTTTCATCAAAGTTCCCTCTCTCATGACGAAACTTATCTTTTGCAATTAGATTACTTTACTTAAAGACCTATATATTTCTTAGATAATGTCTGAactaagaaatatttaaatttcaaaggcTGAAAATTTGTTCTGCCGATATGTTAGGAGACGAATGTAAATAGACCTACTACTATCCGAATAGATTTCGTTACTTTTAGTAAGCAATGAATTTATGTCTCAACTAACAGTTTCTGTCTTGCATGTATTTAAACAATAACCGAAAGatgaatactttttatataataactaattttCGTCGGGTTACTTCGCTGTCAAGgctaaacaaaacaataaaattacctTTGGCCAATACCTACTAGGAattaaatagatacctacttagtAGTTATTACTGCTCTACGTCTACCTTGATTGTTTACAGTTGTTATTGGTGTTCCCCAGTCCGCGCACGTACGACACCATCGTCATTGATGTCGTAATCTCATCAAGCAATTCAAGATACTTTAGTGATTATACTAGTTGGCTAACTGAACTGCTTTGTAAAAGTTGCAACCGATTCCCAGTGCGGTGAAGCGCGCAGTGTTGTACAgacataaaaatgtataacaatatattttttgtaagtattttgtgattttttgttATGGTGTGTAAAATTCAATCACcgttgattaataaatattattaggattaAATATATGTGTGTGTTTGAGGTCTAAGTATTAGCAGTAGTTTATAATTCAAattatatctacctacctatatgtaaataataaggtAACGTAACTTCAGAAAGAtgggtaggtacctattctCTTTAAACAGAACATAAACAGAATACCcaattttaacatattttttttcgcgTCTTATTCGTAAACTTTTTTCTCGTTTTTGATAAATAACTATGtcggttttttattaatataaatatttatgttattatgtttgttattaaaaatcttaGGTTTCCAAATAATAAGTAaccaactatttttattttttaatacttccTTGGTTTGTTACGAGTATGTGTGTTTGTTATAgccaaaaaactaaataaataatgagtAGCTAACTAACGTAGATACTGGTATCGACTATCACccctttttaataaatacctagATACTAGAAAACGAGGATGAAGGCTAACTGCTACCTATGTTACCTATTACAGACCCTACCTATTACTAGACGTTGTATAGAATTTATGTAAGTAGGTTTCTGTAATGTGAATTACCACTTCtattatcttttaatattaaatcctTCTTTCCAGATTACATTATCAATGTTTGTGCTGTTTTACCGGCAAGCAGAATCAGGGGGACCAATCGCTACGTTTATTCAAACTAATATCATAGGCTTTCCACTATTGCACGAAACACAAAAGTGGGTATTCGATCCGGACATTGcattaaaaagaagaaaagaattCGTAGAAGAGAATGGAGATAAGGGAACCAAGTTGATAGAACAACTGGGATTAGGTGCGAATGATCGTAAAGAAGAGAGATTGAAGAGACAACAGGCCAGAGACAACGTTAATACTGGTGGTTCGGCTTGGTTACCGGAAGAATAAGGAGTGGAGTACCATAGTTCATCATCTATTTAAAAGTAATGTTTATTCTCCGTGGTCCCCGTGGTCGGGTTCGTGGTAAAAAATACAGGGTTTATGGAAAATAATAGAGCTTATTATTTCAGCGATGTCTGCTAAATTCACCGTGGTgtcaattaaattcaaattaagaaggttttgttattaattatagtttcatttatcattaaatataagcaaatgtaatttaatgtacctatttcttttaaaaaatcatgaatattaagtacataatacCTAACCAAttgtgatataaataataatgattatataaataagtgaatgatattatgtactaaattatagaaaagcactaaaaaaaaaatgaatgttTCTTCTCAGCTACCTATAATGATGCAGTTTATTCTTACATGTAATACTTAGAGCACCTATACTTAGATTTATGATAGTGAGAAAACTGTTATACTAAAATTTGAATACGTAAATTATATAAGTCacagcacagaaaacataaacGGGATACTCTATTCTATTTAAAATAGGTAATCATAATCTATAAATTATGTACTTTTTATCTAGATTCATTCAGCCGCTCTGGTTGGCGTGATTGATGAATTCATCAAAATGTTTGCATTGATATGTAGAGTATCTATAGACAATAGAGTATCTATCTACAATGTTTCTGTTTGTTAGTATGTATTTATATGACACttgttatttttcaatattttggaCATAGACCGCTGCATTACCTGATGATGAAAGTAAAAGGTTTCAGCTCGGACTTGTGGGTTGCAGAATCGACGAGctcgttaatttttttttttcgttttcgtGTATTGCGCATCAAGGTCGCATGGTGCAATTCAATAAAAGCTGATGTTGCAAGTATAAAATTAtgtgttattaatattcattcgGAGGAGTGTGGTCAAGGACCGTGTAATTTAATTAAGGTCTTTTTTTTCATACTacttctaacaaaaaaaaaattttcgttttatttgcTTTGAAGAACATGCAGTTTGCTCACTATAAGTTTATGCTGACAACCATTGtctataaactataatatataacagGGCAGAGATTCACaaccatacatttttattattacgtacatttatttaagtattgtgttttacttttatataataatattttttattttctttgtactTAGCCCAtgaagaatttaaaataataaaggaaCTTTTTGACAAATTTTACGTTCATCTGGTAGAGTTGACTAACGaaactgaaatcgcccgccaaattaaaaaaaaaactggagttaattctcaaaattaaagtgcaaatattggaaataTTGAGTTGATTAATTGtagtataggtagtaatgtTCACgaacaaaaaagtaatttaaacaaatttagaaaacgcatgttttttttatttcctttaaatgtttttttaaatttggcgggtgatttcagtctACTTTAATTAGCCAAATTCTATAATCTCTTTTTAAATAGATCTAAGTGAGAAGTTCTCTCACATTAACTGTAACACTTATAtaacattgctaataattttCAAGCAGGCGATTTTTACTTACTGTTCGTTCCCGCATAATATCTTCTCTCGTCTACGCTTTGGTAGAAATAGTCTGATAAGCTGCATTTCTCTGCTTTTTGACTCCCTTTGAAGCAAAACTCGTTCTAGCCATTGTTACTATTGTGAGGTTCTTGTTTTTCCCatgaaatagggatgatgacagtttttttcaattgtatataaattagaagtATGCTCATAGTAAAGCAATATTGctaaagtaacagggtatctgcgatcactaCATTCGGAGTAacaaggatttaaagggtcagatttgcggcgctgccacggatccctgaaaaacgcccataCCAAATgaccatacaaaatggtacgatttaatgatgttgtaggtcataatgatcgttagatttgtatgggcgttcaaacaaaattattaatatctttgttatttgtgcgtttatgtcacatttaatttaatgaagCTAAAACTCTATGAAATTTAATCTAATTAtacgttaaaatatttttaacagattttgaaattgtataattttatggattttgcaaatatccatacaaGCTTTGCTTTTTGTGTTTatgcataaattaattaacattgaccttatttacccgaatgtatcataaaaattaatatatttaaaccatcatccccattgtctcgttttaataattatctaattaCCTATACCTACAGTTTTAATCCATAATCAGTATATTTTAACGTACCACTCAGTAAATCTTAACTGTATATTTTAACCAATCAGTATATTTTATTGGATCAGGCTTCCAAACTTATAGGAAGAGATATGGATCTCAGACCCGAATTGCCCGaattaaggtccgtttataccTATAGACACGTAgacgtcacagacaagtagcgtggcagacaccgtctattcacactgcccagcagatAGCTAGAGACACTTTTGAAGTCCTTTTCATAACAGAAGTCTCCCAAAcgtggcgctaatgtcttaatggcgctcattgtcatttggtaatggcggtcttattgtcaattttgtaaggcgctgtcaattttagttcaggtctCATGAAAAGGattattctttccgcg
This genomic interval carries:
- the LOC112052547 gene encoding PRKCA-binding protein isoform X2, producing MMQEYDDDFFFEEDKIVTNPGSFNTNTTSVDESVPLDLEENKMESDAILIEKIQEGLENADCIFNDLRKERYMIQHQNLMGMTVTSGNVVLNKDEKNLIGISIGGGAPLCPCLYIVQIFDNTPAAKDGTLQSGDELVGVNGQTVKGKTKVEVAKMIQAAKDTVTINYNKLHADPKQGKSLDIIMKKVKHRLVENMSTGTADALGLSRAILCNDTLVAKLNEMRDTENTYKKLVEHAKRMLKSYFDLLQTYKSLGDIFSGIGVREPQARASEAFTRFGQYHRLLERDGIKMLKTLKPILADMGTYLHKAIPDTKLTIRKYADTKFEYLSYCLKVKEMDDEEYGYNALQEPLYRVETGNYEYRLILRCRQDARNRFARLRSDVLVKLELLDNKKTQDVAYQLRRFIQGLAVYLNETVVHLKENSTLFPVEVDLSQNAFQYKSTEQIIHDGQDDDEEIEFAKEIQEYHDVSDEETKDTKVTNRRQTKDKDDTDSSEQLLPGLTTLALDSDSNAKNDNDNLTLLTELGLVDTRTDDFGEFQNGILDEFLPKNNTGLSDDVFDKLLNDLSVAN
- the LOC112052547 gene encoding PRKCA-binding protein isoform X3, producing the protein MYQQSDPFTDPRFYPQRSMSMFEDRMGMTVTSGNVVLNKDEKNLIGISIGGGAPLCPCLYIVQIFDNTPAAKDGTLQSGDELVGVNGQTVKGKTKVEVAKMIQAAKDTVTINYNKLHADPKQGKSLDIIMKKVKHRLVENMSTGTADALGLSRAILCNDTLVAKLNEMRDTENTYKKLVEHAKRMLKSYFDLLQTYKSLGDIFSGIGVREPQARASEAFTRFGQYHRLLERDGIKMLKTLKPILADMGTYLHKAIPDTKLTIRKYADTKFEYLSYCLKVKEMDDEEYGYNALQEPLYRVETGNYEYRLILRCRQDARNRFARLRSDVLVKLELLDNKKTQDVAYQLRRFIQGLAVYLNETVVHLKENSTLFPVEVDLSQNAFQYKSTEQIIHDGQDDDEEIEFAKEIQEYHDVSDEETKDTKVTNRRQTKDKDDTDSSEQLLPGLTTLALDSDSNAKNDNDNLTLLTELGLVDTRTDDFGEFQNGILDEFLPKNNTGLSDDVFDKLLNDLSVAN
- the LOC112052547 gene encoding PRKCA-binding protein isoform X1 — its product is MYQQSDPFTDPRFYPQRSMSMFEDRIVTNPGSFNTNTTSVDESVPLDLEENKMESDAILIEKIQEGLENADCIFNDLRKERYMIQHQNLMGMTVTSGNVVLNKDEKNLIGISIGGGAPLCPCLYIVQIFDNTPAAKDGTLQSGDELVGVNGQTVKGKTKVEVAKMIQAAKDTVTINYNKLHADPKQGKSLDIIMKKVKHRLVENMSTGTADALGLSRAILCNDTLVAKLNEMRDTENTYKKLVEHAKRMLKSYFDLLQTYKSLGDIFSGIGVREPQARASEAFTRFGQYHRLLERDGIKMLKTLKPILADMGTYLHKAIPDTKLTIRKYADTKFEYLSYCLKVKEMDDEEYGYNALQEPLYRVETGNYEYRLILRCRQDARNRFARLRSDVLVKLELLDNKKTQDVAYQLRRFIQGLAVYLNETVVHLKENSTLFPVEVDLSQNAFQYKSTEQIIHDGQDDDEEIEFAKEIQEYHDVSDEETKDTKVTNRRQTKDKDDTDSSEQLLPGLTTLALDSDSNAKNDNDNLTLLTELGLVDTRTDDFGEFQNGILDEFLPKNNTGLSDDVFDKLLNDLSVAN
- the LOC112052547 gene encoding PRKCA-binding protein isoform X4 gives rise to the protein MMQEYDDDFFFEEDKMGMTVTSGNVVLNKDEKNLIGISIGGGAPLCPCLYIVQIFDNTPAAKDGTLQSGDELVGVNGQTVKGKTKVEVAKMIQAAKDTVTINYNKLHADPKQGKSLDIIMKKVKHRLVENMSTGTADALGLSRAILCNDTLVAKLNEMRDTENTYKKLVEHAKRMLKSYFDLLQTYKSLGDIFSGIGVREPQARASEAFTRFGQYHRLLERDGIKMLKTLKPILADMGTYLHKAIPDTKLTIRKYADTKFEYLSYCLKVKEMDDEEYGYNALQEPLYRVETGNYEYRLILRCRQDARNRFARLRSDVLVKLELLDNKKTQDVAYQLRRFIQGLAVYLNETVVHLKENSTLFPVEVDLSQNAFQYKSTEQIIHDGQDDDEEIEFAKEIQEYHDVSDEETKDTKVTNRRQTKDKDDTDSSEQLLPGLTTLALDSDSNAKNDNDNLTLLTELGLVDTRTDDFGEFQNGILDEFLPKNNTGLSDDVFDKLLNDLSVAN